In one window of Vulpes vulpes isolate BD-2025 chromosome 1, VulVul3, whole genome shotgun sequence DNA:
- the TREML1 gene encoding trem-like transcript 1 protein encodes MGPNLLLLLLLGLAGQGSIAASPEVLEAPVGGSILVQCHYRLQDVKARKVWCRFSPEGCQPLVSSAVDRRAPGGGRMFLTDLGGGLLQVEMIALQKEDAGEYGCVVDGTKGSQTVHRVALEVRPPAPSLKEEETYKAGSLADDGPSDTVGSASPVEPSQDEKSIPLIWGAVLLLGLLVAAVVLFVVMAKRKGNRLGVRGQPQSSGVPGMASSSVAHCISDSGLGLDLPSDIPYARLDSPPSFDNITYSVPLDPSSEKTPPPAQSSSPPLPPKVLMCSKPVTYATVIFPGRDKGGGASCEPAQDLPNGQMPPS; translated from the exons ATGGGCCCCaacctgctgctgctgttgctcctGGGACTGGCAG GCCAGGGCTCAATTGCCGCCTCCCCCGAGGTGCTGGAGGCACCTGTCGGTGGCTCCATCCTGGTGCAGTGCCACTACCGGCTCCAGGACGTCAAGGCTCGGAAGGTGTGGTGCCGGTTCTCACCAGAGGGGTGCCAGCCCTTGGTGTCCTCAGCCGTGGACCGCAGAGCCCCAGGGGGAGGGCGCATGTTTCTCACAGACCTGGGGGGCGGCCTGCTCCAGGTGGAGATGATCGCCCTGCAGAAGGAGGATGCTGGCGAGTACGGCTGCGTGGTGGATGGTACCAAGGGGTCCCAGACGGTGCACAGAGTCGCTCTGGAGGTGAGGCCTCCAG CTCCTAGCCTGAAAGAGGAGGAAACCTATAAGGCTGGGAGTCTGGCTGATGATGGCCCCTCAGACACTGTGGGCAGTGCCAGCCCTGTGGAACCCAGCCAGGATGAGAAGAG CATCCCCTTGATCTGGGGCGCTGTGCTCTTGCTGGGCCTGCTGGTGGCAGCAGTGGTGCTGTTTGTTGTGATGGCCAAGAGGAAAG GGAACAGGCTTGGTGTCCGTGGCCAACCTCAGAGCAGCGGAGTTCCAGGCATG GCCTCCTCATCAGTAGCCCACTGTATCAGTGACTCTGGATTGGGCCTTGATTTGCCATCGGACATTCCATATGCTAGGCTCGACTCACCACCTTCCTTTGACAATATCACCTATAGTGTACCTCTTGATCCCTCATCAGAGaaaaccccacccccagcccaatCCTCATCGCCCCCTCTGCCTCCTAAGGTCCTGATGTGCTCCAAGCCTGTGACATATGCTACAGTCATCTTCCCTGGAAGGGACAAGGGTGGAGGAGCCTCCTGTGAGCCAGCTCAGGATCTGCCGAATGGCCAAATGCCACCCAGCTAG